In a genomic window of Agarivorans albus:
- a CDS encoding NADH:ubiquinone reductase (Na(+)-transporting) subunit B, producing the protein MSSIKDYIEKIEPQFLPGGKHEKWFALYEAIATFLYSPGLVTKKNTHVRDAIDLKRIMIFVWVALMPAMFFGMYNAGIQANEAIIAGAGTVPDDWHGALISMLGVPTGAEAGLIAAMIYGAIFFLPIYLTAFVVGGFWEVLFASVRGHEVNEGFFVTSILFALTLPATMPLWQVALGITFGVVVAKEVFGGTGKNFLNPALAGRAFLFFAYPTAISGDAVWTAVDGYSGATALSVVAAEGMQGLVDQGISWSDAFFGFIQGSSGETSTFLLALGGLFLIFTRIASWRIVAGVLVGMVISSLLLNMIGSDSNMMFQLPPHWHLVLGGFALGMFFMATDPVSASFTNKGKWWYGGLIGVMVVLIRVVNPAFPEGMMLAILFANLFAPIFDYFVVQANIKRRLARDGQ; encoded by the coding sequence ATGAGCAGTATTAAAGATTATATTGAAAAGATTGAACCGCAATTCTTACCTGGCGGTAAGCATGAAAAGTGGTTCGCTTTATACGAAGCTATCGCGACGTTTTTATACTCGCCAGGCTTAGTAACCAAGAAGAACACTCACGTACGTGATGCGATTGACTTAAAACGTATCATGATTTTTGTTTGGGTTGCCTTAATGCCGGCTATGTTCTTTGGCATGTACAACGCAGGTATCCAAGCTAATGAAGCCATTATTGCTGGCGCAGGTACTGTACCTGACGATTGGCATGGTGCATTAATTAGCATGCTAGGGGTTCCAACGGGCGCCGAAGCAGGCTTGATTGCGGCGATGATATATGGGGCAATTTTCTTTTTGCCTATCTATCTAACCGCTTTTGTTGTTGGTGGCTTCTGGGAAGTATTGTTTGCTTCTGTGCGTGGCCATGAAGTTAACGAAGGTTTCTTTGTTACTTCTATCTTATTTGCACTTACGTTGCCTGCAACCATGCCGCTATGGCAAGTTGCTTTAGGTATCACCTTTGGTGTTGTAGTGGCCAAAGAAGTATTTGGCGGCACCGGAAAAAACTTCCTAAACCCTGCTTTAGCTGGCCGTGCTTTCTTGTTCTTTGCTTACCCAACAGCCATTTCTGGCGATGCGGTATGGACAGCAGTAGATGGCTACTCAGGCGCAACTGCACTAAGCGTTGTTGCTGCAGAGGGTATGCAAGGTTTAGTTGACCAAGGCATTTCTTGGAGCGACGCATTCTTTGGCTTTATTCAAGGTTCAAGTGGTGAAACCTCTACGTTCTTGCTAGCTCTTGGTGGCCTATTCCTGATCTTTACTCGCATTGCATCATGGCGCATTGTTGCCGGTGTATTAGTGGGTATGGTGATTAGCAGCTTGCTATTGAACATGATTGGTTCTGACAGCAACATGATGTTCCAGCTACCTCCACATTGGCACTTAGTATTGGGTGGTTTTGCTCTTGGTATGTTCTTTATGGCAACCGACCCTGTGTCTGCTTCATTTACCAACAAAGGTAAATGGTGGTACGGCGGTTTAATTGGTGTGATGGTGGTGTTAATTCGCGTAGTTAACCCGGCATTCCCAGAAGGCATGATGTTGGCAATTCTATTCGCTAATTTGTTTGCTCCAATTTTTGACTACTTTGTAGTTCAAGCCAATATCAAACGGAGGCTTGCTCGCGATGGCCAGTAA
- a CDS encoding Na(+)-translocating NADH-quinone reductase subunit C has protein sequence MASNDSLAKTIKVVVGVSLVCSIVVSLAAVGLRGMQQQNAVEDKQKNILAVSGVALDGRKVADVYSQVIEPRVIDIETGEFVSQDQIDPATFEQRKSAKDPATSIRLSSEEDIAGIVRRSNLASVYLVKDEQGEIERVILPVHGRGLWSTMYAFLAIQPDGNTVDAIVYYDQGETPGLGGEVANPLWQDKFIGKKLFDENGDTAISVIKGSAPADSLYEVDGLSGATLTSNGVDATFKFWLSDKGFGKFLAKLQQGGLNNG, from the coding sequence ATGGCCAGTAATGATTCCTTAGCCAAAACCATTAAGGTTGTTGTTGGCGTAAGTTTAGTGTGTTCAATTGTTGTATCTCTTGCAGCAGTTGGTCTACGAGGGATGCAGCAGCAGAATGCGGTTGAAGATAAGCAGAAAAATATCTTGGCAGTATCTGGTGTAGCCCTAGATGGTCGTAAGGTAGCTGATGTTTACTCGCAGGTGATTGAGCCACGCGTGATTGATATCGAAACCGGTGAGTTTGTTTCTCAAGATCAAATTGACCCTGCTACCTTTGAACAGCGCAAATCAGCTAAAGATCCAGCAACCAGTATTCGTTTATCTAGCGAAGAAGATATTGCCGGTATCGTTCGTCGTTCTAACCTTGCTAGCGTGTATCTTGTTAAAGATGAGCAAGGCGAAATTGAACGGGTTATTTTGCCAGTACATGGTCGTGGTCTTTGGTCAACTATGTACGCGTTCTTGGCTATTCAGCCAGACGGCAATACCGTTGATGCGATTGTTTACTATGACCAAGGGGAAACTCCTGGTTTAGGTGGTGAAGTAGCTAATCCATTGTGGCAAGACAAGTTCATCGGCAAAAAGCTGTTTGACGAAAATGGCGATACTGCGATCTCTGTGATTAAAGGTAGTGCTCCAGCCGACTCGCTTTACGAAGTGGACGGATTATCTGGTGCAACGCTTACCAGTAACGGTGTCGATGCCACCTTCAAATTTTGGTTAAGTGATAAAGGCTTTGGTAAGTTCCTTGCCAAGTTGCAACAGGGAGGCCTAAACAATGGCTGA
- a CDS encoding NADH:ubiquinone reductase (Na(+)-transporting) subunit D, giving the protein MADAKETKKVLFGPVFANNPIALQVLGVCSALAVTSKLETAFVMTLAVIVVTAFSNLFISMIRNHIPSSVRIIVQMAIIASLVIVVDQVLKAVVYDISKQLSVFVGLIITNCIVMGRAEAFAMKEPPFKSFLDGIGNGLGYGAILMSVGAVRELFGSGSLFGIEIMPLINNGGWYQPNGLLLLPASAFFIIGLLIWALRTAYPEQVEPKE; this is encoded by the coding sequence ATGGCTGATGCTAAGGAAACCAAAAAGGTTCTATTTGGGCCTGTTTTTGCAAATAACCCTATCGCACTACAGGTGCTTGGTGTTTGTTCTGCATTAGCGGTAACCAGTAAGTTAGAAACTGCGTTTGTAATGACCCTAGCCGTAATTGTTGTTACTGCATTCTCTAACTTGTTCATCTCTATGATTCGTAATCACATTCCTAGCAGTGTGCGAATCATTGTTCAAATGGCGATTATTGCTTCATTAGTAATTGTGGTAGACCAAGTGCTTAAGGCGGTGGTGTATGACATTTCTAAACAGCTCTCGGTATTTGTTGGTTTGATTATTACCAACTGTATCGTAATGGGCCGTGCAGAAGCCTTCGCAATGAAGGAGCCACCGTTTAAATCATTCCTTGATGGTATCGGTAATGGCTTAGGCTATGGTGCTATTTTGATGTCAGTAGGTGCTGTTCGTGAACTATTTGGTTCGGGCTCGCTATTTGGTATCGAAATTATGCCTTTGATCAACAATGGCGGTTGGTACCAACCAAACGGTCTATTGTTATTGCCTGCTTCGGCATTCTTCATTATTGGTTTGTTGATTTGGGCCTTGCGTACTGCATACCCAGAGCAAGTAGAGCCGAAGGAGTAA
- the nqrE gene encoding NADH:ubiquinone reductase (Na(+)-transporting) subunit E has protein sequence MEHYISLLVRSIFIENMALAFLLGMCTFLAVSKKVKTAFGLGVAVIVVLGISVPVNQLIYFNLLAPGALSWAGLPNADLSFLGFITFIGVIAALVQILEMVLDKYFPALYQALGIFLPLITVNCAIFGGVSFMVQREYNLGESLVYGIGSGIGWMLAIVALAGIREKMKYSDVPDGLRGLGITFITVGLMAMAFMSFSGVQL, from the coding sequence GTGGAACATTATATTAGTTTGTTAGTTCGCTCTATTTTCATTGAAAATATGGCTTTAGCTTTCTTGCTAGGTATGTGTACCTTCCTAGCGGTTTCTAAGAAAGTTAAAACTGCATTTGGCTTGGGTGTAGCGGTTATCGTGGTATTGGGTATCTCAGTACCAGTAAACCAGCTTATCTACTTCAACTTATTGGCTCCTGGCGCGCTAAGCTGGGCTGGCTTGCCAAATGCTGATTTAAGCTTTTTGGGCTTCATTACCTTTATTGGTGTTATTGCCGCCTTAGTACAAATACTAGAAATGGTATTAGATAAGTACTTCCCGGCCTTGTACCAAGCTCTAGGTATCTTCTTACCGTTGATTACCGTTAACTGTGCCATCTTCGGTGGTGTATCGTTCATGGTGCAACGTGAGTACAACCTAGGCGAATCTTTGGTATACGGAATAGGTAGTGGTATCGGTTGGATGTTAGCCATTGTGGCGCTAGCCGGTATTCGAGAAAAGATGAAGTATTCAGACGTGCCAGACGGTTTACGTGGTTTAGGTATTACCTTTATCACCGTAGGTTTAATGGCAATGGCGTTTATGTCGTTCTCAGGCGTTCAGCTTTAA
- the nqrF gene encoding NADH:ubiquinone reductase (Na(+)-transporting) subunit F, with translation MEIILGVTMFTLLVLALVTIILFAKSKLVSSGDIQILINDDPAKAITTQAGSKLLGVLGNSGIFVSSACGGGGSCGQCHVHIHEGGGDILPTELDHISKRDAATGLRLACQVNVKQDMKISLPEEIFGVKKWDCEVISNDNKATFIKELKLQIPDGESVPFRAGGYIQIEAPAHHVKYSDFDVEEQYRGDWEHFGFFNLESKVDEETIRAYSMANYPEEEGIIMLNVRIATPPPNNMSLPCGKMSSYIFNLKAGDKVTISGPFGEFFAKETDAEMVFIGGGAGMAPMRSHIFDQLKRLSSKRKISFWYGARSRREIFYEEDFDMLARENENFEWHVALSDPQPGDDWEGKTGFIHNVLFENYLRDHDAPEDCEYYMCGPPVMNAAVINMLKDLGVEDENILLDDFGG, from the coding sequence ATGGAAATTATTCTCGGCGTAACCATGTTTACCTTGCTCGTCTTGGCTTTAGTAACAATCATTTTGTTTGCTAAGTCTAAGCTGGTAAGTTCTGGTGACATTCAAATTTTAATTAATGATGATCCTGCCAAGGCGATTACTACTCAAGCGGGTAGCAAGTTGCTGGGTGTATTAGGTAATTCAGGTATATTCGTATCTTCTGCTTGTGGTGGCGGTGGCTCATGTGGTCAATGTCATGTTCACATTCATGAAGGTGGCGGTGATATTCTTCCTACTGAATTAGATCATATCAGCAAGCGTGATGCTGCTACCGGTTTGCGTTTAGCCTGTCAGGTTAATGTTAAGCAAGACATGAAAATTTCGTTACCAGAAGAAATTTTTGGTGTGAAAAAATGGGACTGTGAAGTTATCTCTAACGATAACAAAGCAACCTTCATTAAAGAGCTTAAACTGCAAATTCCTGATGGTGAATCAGTGCCATTCCGCGCGGGTGGTTACATTCAAATTGAAGCACCAGCTCATCACGTTAAGTACTCTGACTTTGATGTAGAAGAACAATACCGTGGCGACTGGGAACACTTTGGTTTCTTCAACTTAGAGTCAAAAGTTGATGAAGAAACCATTCGTGCATACTCAATGGCGAACTACCCTGAGGAAGAAGGCATCATAATGTTGAACGTGCGTATTGCTACGCCGCCGCCAAACAACATGAGCCTACCTTGCGGTAAGATGTCTTCGTACATCTTTAACCTAAAAGCAGGTGATAAAGTTACTATCTCTGGTCCATTTGGTGAGTTCTTCGCGAAAGAAACCGATGCTGAAATGGTATTTATTGGTGGTGGTGCAGGTATGGCACCTATGCGTTCACACATTTTCGACCAGCTTAAGCGATTGAGCTCGAAGCGCAAAATTAGCTTCTGGTATGGTGCACGTTCACGTCGTGAGATCTTCTATGAAGAAGACTTCGACATGTTGGCCCGTGAAAACGAAAACTTTGAATGGCATGTTGCCCTATCTGATCCACAACCTGGAGACGACTGGGAAGGTAAAACAGGCTTTATTCATAACGTATTGTTTGAAAACTACTTACGTGACCACGATGCTCCAGAAGATTGTGAGTACTACATGTGTGGTCCACCGGTAATGAATGCAGCTGTTATTAACATGCTTAAAGATTTAGGCGTGGAAGACGAAAACATTCTACTTGATGACTTTGGTGGCTAA
- a CDS encoding FAD:protein FMN transferase yields the protein MSLVKHYWLALLGLAFFISGCSEQNNLYTLQIEGRTMGTYYQIKLVEPKAKLPDGDKLQAKIDQVLQQVNQEMSTYKADSELSRFNQHSSNQAISISDNLALVIEASLQLSEDSNGAFDVTVGPLVNLWGFGPEGRPEKRPNDQLLDETRAKIGYHHLSLNAGKLSKDLPELYVDLSAIAKGHGVDRVADLLEAEGYLNYMVDIGGELRLKGHNDKALGWRIAVEKPLAEQRAVQKVIAPGDNGLATSGDYRNYFEQDGVRYSHTINPNTGKPIANHIVSVTVIDETSMMADAYATAFTVMGVEQAMEFAEAKQLAVYIIEKQENEFVEHISAKFVPFVVQ from the coding sequence GTGAGTTTAGTGAAGCATTATTGGCTAGCCCTGCTTGGGCTAGCCTTTTTTATTAGTGGCTGTAGTGAGCAAAACAATTTGTATACCTTACAAATTGAAGGGCGCACTATGGGAACCTATTACCAAATAAAGTTAGTTGAGCCTAAGGCCAAACTGCCAGATGGCGACAAGCTGCAAGCTAAAATTGACCAAGTGTTACAACAAGTCAATCAAGAGATGTCTACCTACAAAGCCGATTCTGAATTGTCACGTTTTAACCAGCACTCTAGTAATCAAGCGATTAGCATTTCAGATAATCTAGCTTTGGTGATTGAAGCCTCTTTACAGCTCTCAGAAGACTCTAATGGTGCTTTTGACGTAACCGTAGGTCCGCTGGTCAACTTGTGGGGCTTTGGTCCTGAGGGGCGTCCTGAGAAGCGACCTAATGACCAGCTACTCGACGAGACTCGCGCTAAAATTGGCTACCATCACTTAAGTTTGAATGCTGGTAAGTTGTCAAAAGATCTACCTGAGCTTTATGTAGATTTATCAGCAATTGCAAAAGGCCACGGAGTAGACCGTGTTGCTGATTTGCTGGAAGCTGAAGGTTACCTAAACTACATGGTAGATATTGGTGGTGAGTTGCGCCTAAAAGGTCACAATGACAAAGCCCTTGGCTGGCGCATTGCTGTAGAGAAACCCTTGGCTGAACAGCGGGCGGTTCAAAAAGTGATTGCACCGGGTGATAATGGTTTAGCGACATCGGGTGATTATCGAAATTATTTTGAGCAAGATGGGGTCAGATATTCACACACCATCAACCCAAATACCGGTAAACCGATTGCCAACCATATTGTGTCGGTAACCGTTATCGATGAAACCAGCATGATGGCCGACGCTTACGCCACCGCATTTACGGTAATGGGAGTGGAGCAAGCGATGGAATTTGCTGAAGCTAAGCAGCTAGCCGTGTATATTATCGAGAAGCAAGAGAACGAATTTGTTGAGCATATCAGTGCCAAATTTGTGCCTTTTGTAGTCCAATAA
- the nqrM gene encoding (Na+)-NQR maturation NqrM yields the protein MAYFLVTFIFFMVVIAAMAVGYIFQKKTISGSCGGIASLGIEKVCDCPEPCDKRKAKMALVEQKKKARQAMLDEHRII from the coding sequence ATGGCTTATTTTTTGGTGACATTCATTTTCTTCATGGTGGTAATTGCCGCTATGGCTGTGGGCTACATTTTCCAAAAGAAAACCATTAGCGGAAGCTGTGGCGGAATTGCTTCTTTAGGCATCGAAAAAGTGTGTGACTGCCCCGAGCCTTGCGATAAGCGCAAAGCTAAAATGGCCTTGGTTGAGCAGAAGAAAAAGGCTCGCCAAGCCATGTTAGATGAGCATCGAATTATCTAA
- the ggt gene encoding gamma-glutamyltransferase, which translates to MFTRNLMASTLIISGFCYSNSQSADAYAPELASGVQAKTEVTAKKFMVSAANPLAVEAGYEVLKAGGNAVDAMIAVQSVLGLVEPQSSGIGGGAFVVYYDAAKQQLTTFDARETAPSQVDAGLFLDQQGKPLKFYDAVVGGRSVGTPGVIALFEEMHQRYGSSNWQDLFKPAIGLAKEGFRVSPRLAKLIAGDAERLGRYPTSRDYFFDDSAEPLREGHLLQNPDYASTLKLVAEQGASGFYQGDTAKAIVAAVGQFNDNPGLLSEKDLANYQVKQRPALCSAYFQYSICGMGPPSSGASTVGQILGIAAHYPLADWGPNNPQSWRILGDASRLAFADRGAYLADSDFVDVPLSNLLSPEYLAKRAKLLSGDKALTSVSPGELPLNAYRSMDQSLELPSTTHISIVDAQGNVLSMTSSIENAFGSRVFVKGFLLNNQLTDFSFVAEKNGKKVANGVAANKRPRSSMAPTVVMENKQPIIAIGSPGGSSIIGYVAQSLVNHLSWGMSLQQAIEQPHLNNRFGTFELEANTAAADQQLALEALGYKTKIKDMTSGLQGIRIYPDRLEGAADPRREGIAKGD; encoded by the coding sequence ATGTTTACTCGCAACCTCATGGCATCAACCCTAATAATTAGCGGCTTTTGCTATTCAAATAGCCAAAGCGCCGATGCTTATGCCCCAGAGCTAGCCAGCGGAGTGCAGGCTAAGACCGAGGTCACTGCCAAAAAATTCATGGTGTCGGCTGCTAACCCCTTAGCGGTTGAAGCCGGTTATGAGGTGCTAAAGGCAGGTGGCAACGCCGTAGATGCAATGATTGCCGTGCAAAGCGTACTAGGCTTGGTTGAACCGCAATCCTCAGGGATTGGTGGCGGCGCTTTTGTGGTGTATTACGATGCAGCCAAGCAACAACTCACCACCTTTGACGCCAGAGAAACAGCCCCTTCACAAGTTGATGCTGGCTTGTTTTTGGACCAGCAAGGTAAACCGCTAAAGTTTTATGACGCAGTGGTGGGTGGGCGTTCAGTAGGCACACCTGGAGTTATCGCGCTGTTTGAAGAAATGCATCAGCGTTACGGTAGCAGCAATTGGCAAGATTTGTTTAAACCGGCAATCGGCTTAGCCAAAGAAGGCTTTAGAGTGAGCCCGCGATTGGCTAAGTTAATTGCTGGCGACGCTGAACGCCTCGGTCGCTACCCAACTAGCCGCGACTACTTCTTTGATGACTCAGCCGAGCCTTTACGCGAAGGGCATTTACTACAAAACCCTGATTACGCTAGCACCTTAAAGTTGGTCGCAGAGCAAGGCGCTTCAGGTTTTTATCAAGGTGATACCGCCAAAGCAATTGTTGCGGCTGTTGGTCAATTCAATGACAATCCGGGCTTGCTTAGCGAAAAAGATCTAGCAAATTACCAAGTAAAACAGCGCCCTGCCCTTTGCTCTGCTTACTTTCAATACTCAATATGTGGCATGGGGCCACCGAGTTCAGGCGCTAGCACCGTTGGACAGATCCTCGGTATTGCCGCGCATTACCCCTTAGCAGATTGGGGACCTAATAATCCACAAAGCTGGCGTATTCTCGGTGATGCTTCTCGCCTAGCCTTTGCAGACCGAGGCGCCTACCTTGCCGACAGTGATTTTGTCGACGTGCCACTTAGCAACTTACTAAGCCCTGAGTACCTTGCCAAGCGCGCTAAGCTGTTAAGTGGGGATAAAGCCTTAACCTCGGTAAGCCCTGGCGAGTTGCCTTTAAACGCCTATCGCAGTATGGACCAAAGCCTAGAACTTCCTTCTACCACTCACATCAGTATAGTGGATGCCCAAGGCAACGTATTGTCGATGACCAGTAGCATTGAGAATGCCTTTGGTTCGAGAGTATTTGTAAAAGGGTTCTTACTTAACAATCAGCTGACTGACTTCTCATTTGTCGCTGAGAAAAACGGCAAGAAAGTGGCGAACGGAGTAGCTGCCAATAAACGCCCCCGCTCTTCTATGGCGCCAACCGTTGTTATGGAAAACAAACAGCCAATTATTGCCATTGGCTCACCGGGCGGTAGTAGCATTATCGGCTACGTAGCGCAGAGTTTAGTTAACCACTTGAGTTGGGGAATGAGCCTACAACAAGCTATTGAACAGCCTCACTTAAACAATCGCTTTGGCACCTTTGAGTTGGAAGCCAATACTGCCGCTGCAGATCAACAATTAGCATTAGAAGCCTTAGGCTACAAAACCAAAATCAAAGATATGACTTCGGGTTTACAAGGCATAAGGATCTACCCCGATAGGTTAGAAGGTGCGGCCGATCCTAGGCGTGAAGGAATAGCCAAAGGAGACTAA
- a CDS encoding threonine/serine ThrE exporter family protein → MKQSSFEVKRNFIIRLGKALHKYGTPAFRLESHLSNVAETLGLNGYFLVTPTSLTFVLWAPDDTQEYNYVMRVKPGEIDLGLLARTNQLVKKVTEEEISLAEAIERLNQMANQPALHSPWVICLAFAITGGAFAMLMSANWSTIIWSSLLSCISFYLAYRAEHSKGVHEALEPVAALLCSFVAVAISQFVPDVNIPIVVLSAIIIFIPGLSLTLGLSELAARELISGTARVMDGIMVLFKLYFGAVLGMAFGALIWGQVDLQSSFVSTWWIKWLGVVLLSLGLSVVFKVRAKDLPWGILSGVIAYAAAFAGSAYLGEALGPFVGAFIVGVYANLFAKLTKSPASVVLLQGIVLLVPGSKAYISLNSLVLGESMVSIPNIGSQTFLIFMSIVAGILFANVAVPQRSSL, encoded by the coding sequence TTGAAACAATCAAGCTTTGAAGTAAAACGTAATTTCATTATCAGGCTAGGCAAGGCCTTACATAAATATGGTACGCCGGCGTTTCGCTTAGAGTCACACCTAAGTAATGTCGCTGAGACCTTAGGCCTAAATGGCTATTTTTTAGTTACTCCTACCTCACTCACTTTTGTACTTTGGGCACCAGACGATACTCAAGAATATAACTATGTGATGCGAGTAAAGCCCGGTGAAATCGATTTAGGTTTATTGGCCCGCACTAATCAACTGGTTAAAAAAGTAACCGAAGAAGAAATCAGTTTGGCCGAGGCCATAGAGCGGCTAAACCAAATGGCCAATCAGCCAGCCTTACACTCTCCTTGGGTAATTTGCTTGGCTTTTGCCATTACTGGCGGCGCATTTGCTATGTTAATGTCGGCTAATTGGAGCACCATTATTTGGTCGAGCTTGCTTAGTTGTATTTCATTTTATTTGGCTTATCGCGCCGAGCACTCTAAAGGAGTACATGAAGCCTTAGAGCCGGTAGCTGCGCTGCTCTGCTCCTTTGTGGCCGTGGCTATTTCTCAGTTTGTGCCAGACGTAAACATTCCCATTGTGGTGCTTTCGGCGATCATTATTTTCATTCCTGGTTTATCGCTCACCCTTGGTTTAAGTGAGTTAGCAGCACGCGAACTAATATCGGGTACGGCAAGGGTAATGGACGGCATTATGGTGTTGTTTAAACTCTATTTTGGCGCGGTGTTAGGCATGGCCTTTGGTGCTCTAATTTGGGGGCAGGTTGATCTTCAATCTAGCTTTGTTAGCACCTGGTGGATTAAGTGGCTAGGTGTGGTGTTGTTATCCTTAGGCCTTAGCGTGGTATTTAAAGTACGCGCTAAAGATTTACCTTGGGGCATTCTTTCGGGAGTGATTGCCTATGCTGCTGCCTTTGCTGGCAGCGCCTACCTAGGCGAAGCATTAGGTCCTTTTGTTGGGGCATTTATTGTGGGTGTTTATGCAAACCTATTTGCCAAGTTAACCAAGTCTCCGGCATCGGTGGTATTGCTGCAAGGCATAGTATTATTGGTACCGGGTAGTAAGGCTTATATCAGCTTAAATTCATTGGTTTTAGGTGAGTCAATGGTGAGCATCCCCAATATTGGTTCGCAAACATTTTTGATTTTCATGTCGATTGTGGCGGGGATTTTATTTGCTAACGTAGCGGTACCGCAACGTAGCTCGCTATAA
- a CDS encoding NAD-dependent malic enzyme, with product MAAGKYLRWKDENGNEFRPVSISGNALLNDRTLNKSSAFSFEEREAFNLAGLLPPKPQTFEDQLKRVYQGFLSACSDIEQYQYLRALQDRNETLFYALVSRHIEEMAPIIYTPTVGKACQEFSHRYQKDRGLYITAENVDQMGEMARHFAGKDIKIIVVTDSQGILGLGDLGIGGMGIPIGKLSLYTLGAGIHPARCLPIALDVGTDNQDLLNDPMYLGLPQKRMRGQEYQDFIEKFVAQTKLHFPEAVLQWEDFSKSNAFDNLSKYEDELPSFNDDIQGTGSVVLAGVIGATKIKNETLGEQVYAVYGAGAGGVGVADQIFAGLLKEGISHQEARDRIFILDSRGVVFDNREDLDEYKKRYAKPFELAQNWTLAEEGKASLGELIDNTPVTVLLGCSGVGGAFKESHVKKMLEYTDRPMVFPLSNPTDNCEALPEDVYKWTNGQAIVATGSPFDDVDYNGKNYRIGQGNNVFIFPAVGLATIVSGVSKITMEMFTTASFALAEYVSQEDLDSGCVFPRMRELKEVSGFVAKAILKQIQETDPQGCLSGKDIDQEIAEHMWEPIYLPYRRV from the coding sequence ATGGCCGCTGGTAAATATTTACGTTGGAAAGACGAAAACGGTAACGAGTTTCGCCCTGTTTCAATATCTGGTAACGCATTACTTAACGATCGTACTTTAAATAAAAGCTCAGCTTTTAGTTTTGAAGAGCGCGAAGCCTTTAATTTGGCGGGCTTGTTGCCTCCTAAGCCGCAAACCTTTGAAGATCAATTAAAGCGTGTTTACCAAGGCTTTTTAAGTGCTTGTAGCGACATTGAGCAATACCAATACCTGCGCGCACTTCAAGACAGAAATGAAACCTTGTTTTATGCATTGGTATCTCGCCACATCGAAGAAATGGCGCCGATTATTTATACCCCAACAGTGGGTAAGGCCTGTCAGGAATTTAGCCATCGCTATCAAAAAGACCGCGGGTTATACATTACCGCAGAGAATGTCGATCAAATGGGTGAGATGGCGCGTCACTTCGCCGGTAAAGATATTAAGATTATTGTGGTTACCGACAGCCAAGGTATTCTCGGCCTCGGTGATTTAGGTATTGGTGGCATGGGTATTCCTATTGGTAAATTGTCACTGTATACCTTAGGCGCGGGTATTCACCCTGCACGTTGTTTGCCGATTGCGCTTGATGTAGGTACCGATAATCAAGACTTACTCAACGATCCAATGTATTTAGGTCTTCCGCAAAAACGGATGCGTGGTCAAGAGTACCAAGACTTCATCGAGAAGTTTGTGGCGCAAACTAAGCTGCACTTCCCTGAAGCAGTGTTGCAATGGGAAGACTTTAGTAAGTCTAATGCCTTCGATAACCTATCTAAGTATGAAGACGAATTGCCATCATTTAACGATGATATTCAAGGCACCGGTTCCGTGGTATTGGCTGGCGTGATTGGCGCTACTAAGATTAAAAATGAAACCCTTGGTGAGCAAGTTTACGCTGTGTACGGCGCAGGCGCCGGCGGGGTAGGTGTTGCCGACCAAATATTTGCTGGCTTGCTTAAAGAGGGCATTAGCCACCAAGAGGCACGTGATCGTATTTTCATTCTAGACTCACGCGGAGTGGTTTTTGATAACCGTGAAGATCTTGATGAATACAAAAAACGTTACGCTAAGCCATTTGAACTAGCCCAAAACTGGACGCTAGCCGAAGAAGGCAAGGCGAGTTTGGGTGAGCTTATCGATAATACGCCGGTTACCGTATTATTGGGTTGTAGTGGTGTAGGCGGTGCATTTAAAGAAAGCCACGTGAAAAAGATGCTGGAATACACCGATCGCCCGATGGTATTCCCGCTATCTAACCCAACAGACAACTGTGAAGCCCTGCCAGAAGATGTATACAAGTGGACCAATGGCCAAGCTATTGTGGCCACCGGTAGCCCCTTTGACGACGTAGATTACAACGGTAAAAACTACCGTATTGGTCAGGGTAACAATGTGTTTATCTTCCCAGCGGTTGGCCTTGCAACCATTGTTTCTGGCGTGAGCAAAATCACCATGGAAATGTTTACCACAGCGTCATTTGCTTTGGCTGAGTATGTATCTCAAGAAGACTTAGACAGCGGCTGTGTATTCCCAAGAATGCGTGAGCTAAAAGAAGTTTCTGGCTTTGTAGCTAAAGCGATTTTAAAGCAAATTCAAGAAACTGATCCGCAAGGCTGTTTGAGTGGTAAAGACATCGACCAAGAAATTGCCGAACATATGTGGGAGCCTATTTACCTGCCATATCGCAGAGTTTAA